A stretch of DNA from Synechococcus sp. MU1617:
CTGCCGGGAGAGGCTGCTGCCACGTCCCAGCAGGCGCGGCAGCCGGTAGCGCAGCTGAGCCAGTTCCACTTGAAGCCGTCCTGCAGCACTGCCGGCCCGCTGGGCAAAGATGTCGAGGATCAATTCGCTGCGGTCGGAGACCGGGCAGCTGAGCAGCCGTTCCAGATTGCGCGCCTGCACGGGGGTGAGCTCCCTGTCGGTGATGACTAGGGAGGCCTGGCAGCGGCGGATCTCGAGGGCGGCTTCCTGAAGTTTTCCGGAGCCCCAGAGCGTTTGGGGATTGGTTTGGCCCCGGCGCTGGCTGGTCCGGGCCACCGGTTCGGCGCCTGCACTGCGCACCAGTCCTTCCAGCTCAGCCAGATCCCGCTGGTCGCGCTGCTCATCGCCACTGGTGAGCGTGAGCAGAAGCACCCGCTCGTCTCCGGCCGCGGCGCTGATGCTTTGGGGTTGAGGTTCGTCCGGTGTGAGGGTGCAAAGGTCCCTCAGATCGCCCTGTTCAAAAGGCCTCCAGCCATCGGGTTGCGATGGGTCAGGGATCAACAGTTCGGCCGGCCGAGCTCCATCGGCCGCCGGGCACGGTGCAAAGCGCAGCCAGTGCCGAGGAGCGATGTCGAGGGCGACCACGGCGTCGCGGGGATCCTGGTGCAGCCCTTTGCGGGCGAAAGGGCAGCTGATCAGTCGCCATCCCCCGCTGCTCCGCCGCGGTGTTGCCGGCAGATGTTGCAGCAGCGAATCGCTGCCGGTGAGAGGCCCCAGCCAGAGCAGGCGGCAGAGCCCACGGCCGTCCAGCACCAGATGCAGTGGCATCTCCAGATCCAGCACCAGATCGGCCAAGCGTTCCAGGCTCAGCAGATCGGCCCCGCAGTCTTCGGGATGACGGCGATGGCTTAAGCGCTCCAGCTGCCGTTGCTGGCTGGGGCGCAGACCACGACAACGCCCGCCGAGGTGGGATTGCTTCAACGGTTCAACAACCAGGCGCCAGCCGAGCGCAGACCCAGGGAGAGCCCTGGCAGGCGCGTGAGATACGTGGCCCGTCGAAGCTGAAAGGCCAAGGGGCCAGCGAGGGTGATCCCCATGCCGGTGAGGGTGGCGTCACCGACACCGAGGCTGAGCATTTCGCCTCGGTCCTCGAACTGGAAGGGTTGAGGCTCTTCGTCCATCCTGAGCTTCGCGATGGCAGCTGCAGTGGTACCGCCCTGCTGCATCGCCACCTGGGCGCTCGCGGGCCATGGGCTGCCTGGCTGGGCTGAGACATCCCCGATGGCGAACGTGTTGGCGTTCCCCACCAGGCGCAGGTCATCGTCAACGGCCAGACGGCCCCGTTCCAGCACAGGCGTGGGAGAGATGGCGGGGATGGAGGGACTGCTCCCTGCTGTCCAGACCAAGCCTGTGTGCCGCAGCACAGCACCATCGGCAAGAACAGCAGTGCAGGACTTCACTTCGCTCACGCTGGTGTTCAGCTGCACCACCACCCCTTTGCGTTCCAGCGCGGCCTGGGCCCGCTCCCGATTGAACGCTGTACTGCCGGGAAGGATTACATCGCCCATCTCCACCAGTCGAACGCTGGCAGCACCGTCGATCAGATCCGCCAGCTTGCAGGCCAGCTCCACGCCGGTGGGTCCCGCGCCAACAATGATCAGACCGGCATCTTCATCCCGTTGCTGATCCAGGTTGTTGATCCATTGCTTGAGGCGGCTCACATCGCTGAGGTCTCGGAAGCCTGAGCTGTGTTCCTTGACGCCTGGAATGCCGAAATCGTTGGCTTTCGAGCCCGTTGCCAACACCAGTTGCGCCCAGCCCAAGCGGTCCCCGGAGGCCAATTCGATGCTTTGGCTGGTTTGATCGATTCCAACAACGCTGTCTTGAATCCAGCAGACGCTGTTGTTCAGTAGTTGGTCATAGCGGGGGGCCACCTCCCAGCCTTGAAGCTCATCGCTAAGCAGTTCGTACAGCAGCGGTTGAAACAGAAAGCGATCCCGCGGTTCGATCAGAACGATGGGGCAGCTGGGCTGTCGTCGCTGAAGAGCAAGTGCTGTGAACAGTCCTCCGAATCCACCGCCAACGATCACCACGGCATCCGATGGGGACGAGGGTGAACGCATGAAAGGAACTGCTGATTCTCAAACGATAGGAACCACCGTCGGTCCCACGACAGGGGAAGATGGCGTGATGACGGAGGCCCCCGAGTCCATGGTGCCCATGGCGGTGCAAAACGAGTTGCTCGAGGGGCGCAAGCTGCTGGAGTCGATGGAGCCTCAGCAGCGGTTGGCTTGGGGACTCGAGCAGTTCGGCGAGAACTTCGTCCTCACCACGAGTTTCGGGATTCAATCGGCTGTGCTTTTGCACATGCTGAGCACCCTCCCCGGCGGTGATGCTGTGCCGGTGATCTGGATCGATACCGGTTATCTGCCTCCAGAGACGTACACCTACGCCGATCAACTCACCCAGCAGCTCAGGATTCGTCTGGTGGTGAGTCAGAGCGAGATGTCCCCAGCTCGTATGGAGGCCCTCCATGGTCGGCTCTGGGAGTCCGGTCGAGTGGAAGACATGGAGATTTATCACCGTATCCGCAAGGTAGAACCCCTGGAGCGGGCGCTCAACAACCTGGACACGCGCTGCTGGGCTAGCGGTGTGCGGCGTGGGCAGACCGATCACCGCCGCTCGATGACGGCATTGGATCCGATTCGGGATCGCTGGTCGTTGCGACCCTTGCTCGAGTGGACGCAGCGCGACGTTTACTACTACATGCAAGCGAACAATCTCCCCCAGCATCCGTTGTTTGAGCAGGGTTATTCCACCGTGGGGGACTGGCATTCCAGTGGACCTGATGTGGGAGAACTGAGTGGCCGCGACACCCGATTCGGCGGACTGAAGCAGGAGTGTGGAATCCATGTACCCCAGGAGGCCAATGAAGGGCTAATGGGTGAAGGCATCTGAGTGGCGGGGTCTGAACGGGGCGGCGGTCGCGCTCTGCTGATTGGCAACAGCCGCTGGCATTGGGCTCAGCGGCATGACCATGGTGTTCGTGTTGATCACGGGGGCCCAGATCCTGCTCGCATCGGGAGCGAACCTCCGATCTGGGCGGCGGTGGGGTCGGTGCCCGAGCAGCTCATGGCCCATCAGGATCTGCGCATTCGCCTTGAGGATGTGCCCTTTCCGCAGGCGCCACCTTGGTTGGGTGTGGATCGAGCCCTCGGGGCCTGGATGGCCTGGCGCTGCAGTCAGGAGCGAAAGCTCGACTGTTCCAGGGGCTTGCTTCTGGTGGATGCCGGCACCGTCTTGAGCATCACCCGGGTGACGGCTGATGGTTGTTTTGGAGGAGGTCAGTTGATTCCCGGCTACCGGCTTCAACTCCAGGCCATGGCAGAGGGAACCGTCGGCCTTCCCTCAACTGCTGACCTCAGCGACGACGACGAGGCCTTCCAAGAGGTCTTCCCACAACTGACCGTCGCAGCCATGCGGCGCGGTGTGTTGGAGGCGATGTTGGCCACCATCACAGCGGCTCAGCAGCATGCCCAAGGGCTGCTGTGGATCTGCGGTGGCGACGCTGCCCTGGTGCAAAGGCACTGGACAGGCTCACCATCCTTGTTGCAGCTGGAGGGCGATCTTCAGTTGCAAGCGCTGCTGAATTTGGGTGCTGGGCTCAGCTCAGGTCGAGATCGCTGATCAGTGTGTCGGCCATGGTGGCCGCTTTCACCTTGAGATAAATCCGCTCGAGTTTTCCCTCTTCATCAATCAGGAAGGTGTGGCGCATCATTCCCATGTATTCGCGCCCCATGAACTTCTTCAACCCATAGCTCTCATAGAGGCTGGCGACGGCACAGGGCTCCTCATCGGTGAGCAGGGTGAACGGAAGTTCGTGCTTGTTGATGAATTTGTTGTGGGAGGTGGCCCCGTCCTTGCTGATGCCCAAGACGGTGATGTTGTGGGCCTTCAGTTCCTCCCAGCGATCGCGGAAGTTGCAGGCTTCTTTGGTGCAGCCTGGGGTGTCGTCCTTGGGATAGAAGTACAGAACAACCTTCTTTCCGCGCAGTGAAGCGAGGCTGATGGGATCGCCGTTTTGATCGGGCAGGGTGAAGTCGGGGGCGGCGTCGCCGATTTGCAGACTCACGGAAGAGGTTTTTTCTGTGGCGGCAGCGTACGGCCTTCAGGACAAGACTGTCTGTGCTGCTTACGTTGCAACCAGCCTGCAGCTTTTGGGCGATGGTGTCGCGGATTCGGGTCGAGCAAATCGCACGCTCTATGGCGGCTCTGGGCCTTTTGACCATGGGGGTGAGTGCACTCGTTGCGCCGCGACAAGGGTTCTCGTTCGATCACGGTGCTCCTCAGCCGTCGCCGGCGGACCTCAGCCGGCGGCTGATGCAGCGTGAAATCACCCTGCATCAGCGCAGCGAAGCCGAAACCCTGCTGATGGAGTTCACCCGCGCGCAGATGACGCGCCATTACTGGGGTGAATTCGCAAGTTCTCTGCAAGATCTGGGCCTGTCCTCCGGGCCGCAGTTGCTGGCGAGGGTGGATCGTGATGCTGTTCGGACCCGGCTGTGGCTTGAGCCCCATCACGGCACGGAGGCCTACCTGGCGGAGGTGGAGCGCTCGGGCGGTCGATTGCGGATGCACCACTGTCGTGGTGATCGGGAGGGAACAGGCCAGGCTGAGGCCGGGCGTTGTCCAGATGGCTGGCAACGCATTCAGTTGAATTGACTTGCGAGTTTTAGTTTTGATCCCACGTTGGGTTCGAGCCGATCTGAATTTTTCAGTTTTAGGTGATTCTCATGTGAGGGAGAATTCTCTTGACTGGCTTGGGTTCCCTAGGCGACCTAGCTGGGTAGGTGATTCCTGATTTGAGCTTTGAGAAGGTACAAATCGGCCTGAATTTTTGAGTCTCGCGCGTCTCTTTCTTTGGAAAGCTAGTGGTATCGGCACTCTTGGATCCTTAAGGCTTTTGGTGATGCACGCAGTTTCTATTTTCAGGGCTACGTTTTTCTTGACGTCCCTTTTTGTCGTCCGTGTTTAATCGTCTCGCTGCTGGCCTGCTGGCCGGTGCATCCCTCGCCGCCTTGGCTGTCCCTGCTGAAGCAGGCACCAAGCGTCCTGTCCGCTGGAACACCGGCGGCGCCGTGTGGACCACCACTTCTTCTGAATTCAAAACCTTCCTCAGCACCGGTGAAATCACCGACCGTGCTCTGGATGCCGGCATCAACAACTCCGGTTGGACTGCCGAAGAAATCCAGGAAGGCATGACCAAGACCTATGCCGTCGACATCATCGGCGTGCATCGCTTCCTGTACTCCGACGACGGCGTCAAGTTCCTGAAGGATCAGACCCGTTCTTACTTCCCCTACTGGAAGATGAAGTCCACCTCCGTGGTAGCCCTTCGTTCCGCGATCATCGCCGACTCCATCGACGGTGAAATCTCCTCCGCCGGCATCATGGCTGAGCTGCCCGTTGACTTCCGCCTGGCTGACACCTGCGGCACTTACGACGGCATCCAGAACGTCTGCGCTCCCGACAAGTGCGAAGGCGACGCCCAGTGCACCTCGCTGCTGTCCTGGTATGTCTTCCTGCCCGCCTGCGTTCAGGCCAACTCAGTGCTGCCTGAGCCCGCTGCACGTCCCGCCTACGTCGCTCCTGCACGTCCCCTCTGGTGATCAGGCCCTGAGCCCTTTGCCTTCACCCCGGCTTCGGCCGGGGTTTTTTTATGGCGTGCTTCGTTCGCCTTGGATCAATTGATGGCGCATCGGCAGTCGCAGGCCAACCTCGCCCAGGCTGTTCAAGGATCGGCGCAACTGCGTCAGCACCTCCGTGCTGATTTCTCCCATGGCCTGCCGGTAGGGCGACCCTTCGGCCAGCCATCGCTCAGCCAGCTCCGTCCCCCCCGGCAGGGTTAGATGCTCCACCCACTCCTCACAACGGAGCTGCCAGCCGGCGTTCGCCAACAACTCGTCCGGACGCAGCTGCAGCTCAAGCCACTGCTGTTCTTGAGCCACCAGATCGCTGAACAGCTCGGCCGTATCTCCGTTTTGCTGGAGCGCACCGGCGGGCCCCATTTCGGCGCGGCTGACCAACAGCCGTAAGCCCGTTGTCGGTAGGGCATGCCGGTTGATCGCCTCCAGCAGCGCTGTCCAGTTCTGTCCTTGCAGGTCGGCCGCGGCGAGCCGTCCTCCGATCCAGTCGAAGGCTTGGCTCGGTGGCAGAGCATTGAAGTCGCCGGTCAAGAGGTCTGGCCGATGCTCCGGTTCGAGCAGATCCATCTGCGCTTCCAAGCGGCTGCGGTCGGCTTCGTTGTCGCAGAGCACGGTCACGCCACCTTCCGGGGCGGCCCTCAATGGATCGAGGGCCCAGATCAGCGAGCGCATCCCTAACAACAGCACCCGATCTCGACGGGTCCAGGGAATCTCTCGCCAAAGCCGCTCGCGCAGGCGCTGCAGTCGTTCCCCCTCCTGCCCGAGTTGACGCTGCACCCAGCGATCCACGCCGGGACGGTCGGGTCCGCTGCTCAGCAGCAAGGGCTGGTCGGCTGCCAGCTCCGCGGCCGCGGCGAGTTGGGCCGCCCGGCGTTCGGCCATCCGCTCGCGCCGTTCTCCTTCCCAGCCGAGTTGGCCGGGCTGCCAGAACACTTCCCCTTGCAGGGATGTGGGGAGGTATTGCTGCTCTACCCAGTGTTCCGCGTAGGCGTGGGGGTAGCGGTAGCCCGCGCCATCGCCAAAGGCGGCTCCATCGCGGTTGGCATCGCGCAAATGACCGGGCACGTCTTGTTTCTGTGCATCGCGCACTGTTTTGAGGGCATCAAAGAAGCCCAGAACGCTGTTGCTCTTCTCTGTGCCCGCCAGGTACAACGCGGCCTGTGCCAAGGGATACAGGCCTTCGGGCAGCCCCACCCGTTCGAAGGCTGCGGCACAGGCTTCCACCACAACGATGGCCTGTGGGTCGGCCAGGCCGATGTCTTCCCCTGCTGCAATCAGCATCCGTCGAAAAATGAAGCGCGGGTTCTCACCGGCTTCCACCATTCGCGCCAGCCAGAACAGCGCCGCATCGGCATCGGAGCCCCGCAGCGATTTGATGAAGGCGCTGATGGTGTCGTAGTGGGCATCGCCGTGCTTGTCGTAAAGCACAGCCCGCTGCTGGATGGATTCCTCGGCGATAGCCAGGTTGATCTGAATCACGCCGTCGCCATCGGGCTCGGAGCTCTCCACCGCTAGTTCAAGGGCATTGAGCAGGCTGCGGGCGTCTCCTCCCGCCACATCAACGAGGTGGTCGGCGGCATCGCGGCTGATGGCGATTGAGCGGTCGCCGTAGCCCCTCTCGTCGTCCGCAAGGGCACGTTGCAGCAGCCTCTGCAAATCCTCCGCCTCCAGCGGCAGTAGACGAAACAGCCGTGAGCGGCTGACCAGCGCCTTGTTGACTTCGAAATAAGGGTTTTCCGTGGTGGCACCGATCAGGGTGACGGTCCCGTTCTCCACCCACGGCAACAGCGCATCCTGTTGGGCGCTGTTGAAGCGGTGCACTTCGTCGATGAACAGGATCGTGCGCAAGCCATGCCGTTCAAGACGCTGGCGTGCAGCATCCACCTCGATTCGCAGGTCCTTAACGCCGGCCAGCACGGCGTTAAGGCTGCTGAAGTGAGCGCGGGTGTGGTTGGCAACGATCCGCGCCAGGGTCGTTTTGCCGACCCCGGGCGGGCCATGCAGGATCAGGTTGCCGACCCGATCGGCCTTGATGGCACGGCGCAGGAGCCGTCCGTCGGCCAGGATCCCGCTCTGGCCTTCAAATTCCTCCAGCGTGCGCGGCCGCATGCGGTCGGCCAGGGGTGCCAGCCGCCGCAGTTGCTGTTCACCTTGAAAAGCGAAGAGGTCCTGAGCCAACAAACCATCGGCGATGACCCAGTGTCCCTGACGTTCTCAATCGGCGCTTGAGCTGGGCCGAATCGAATGTTTTTTGGCGTGCCTGTTTCGAAGCCTGCAGACCTTCGCAGTCAGGCCCCCAAGAACCCTGCATAATCCGGGTCAAAGCCCTATTGCCGTGCGTCATCCGCAGCGACTTCTGCTCACCCTCGCCGCTCTGATCACGGTCAGTTCCTGCAAAAGCGAGGCACCGAAGCCGCCGCCACCGAAGGTACAGGCCGTTCCCGCTCAGCTTGCTGAGTTCACCGAGGGTGTCGACACCGTCAGCACCTTGGAGGCCAGCAACCTTGTCGAGCTCGCTGCCCAGTCGGGAGGAAGAATTCTTGAGTTGAAGATTCGCCAGGGTGATGAAGTTGCACCTGGTCAGCTGTTGGTGGTGCTCGATCAGGTCGAGAAAAAAGCCAAAGCCGACACCGCCAAAGCCAATTACGAGCGTTACGTCTACCTGACCGAGACGGGTGCTGCGTCGCAGAAGGAATTGGATCGCTACCGCACCCAATACATCGCAGCCCAGGCCGAGCTCGACTACAGCAATCTGAGCTCACCCTCTGCTGGCACGGTTGCTGATGTGAAGGTGAAGGTGGGCGATGTGATTCAGCAAGGCCAGGTTTTCACCAGCCTGGTGCAGAACAACGAATTGGAAGCACGTGTTGAGGTGCCCGCCGTGTTCTCGACACGTCTGGCTCTAGGACAGCCGGTGTTGCTCAGTGCTCCAGGCAGTTACGAGTTGATTGCTACTGGAGAAGTCGGCTCGATCGACCCAAGGGTCAACAAACAGACCCAAGGATTGTTGGTGAAGGCGGTCTTCCCGAACACCGATGGGCAACTGAAGGATGGGCAGCGTCTGCGCACGCGGGTGCAGATCAAGGCGGAAGAACAGCTGGCCGTTCCCTTCGCCGCTGTCACCCAGACCTCGGGCCAGAGCTTCGTGTTCCGACTCGGCAGTTTCGAGGAGCTCAAAGAGAATCCTGGCAAGGCCGATCTTGAGACCCTGGAGAAGGGGATCAAGGCCGGCAAACTTCCCGCTGATGCCAAGTTTGCCCTGCAGACGCCGGTCACGGTGGGCGAGCTGGAGAACCAGCTGTATCCGATTACCAAAGGACTGGAAGCCAATCAGATGGTGGTCACCACCAATCTGCTCAACCTGAAACACGGCATGCCTGTGCAGGTGCAACCCGCCAAGGCGAACTGAGGTTGATCGATGTCTGCTTCCAATAACTTCATCACCCGGCCGGTTCTCAGCACGGTCTGCAGCCTGCTGATCGTGATCGTCGGTTTGATCGCGATTCCGATCCTTCCGATTGAAAACCTCCCCGACATTGCTCCTCCCACGGTGAAGGTGCAGGCCACCTACGTGGGCGCTGACGCTGTTGCGGTTGAACAGGGGGTCACCTCCGTGCTCGAGCAGCAGATCAACGGGGTGGAGAACATGGACTTCATCACCTCCAACAGCTCCTCGGATGGTGTGAGTTCAATCTCGGTGTCGTTCGACAGCGGAACCGATGGCAACATCAACCAGGTGAATGTTCAGAACCGCGTCTCCCTGGCTGAACCTCAGCTGCCGGAAGAGGTGCGCAAGTCGGGTGTGACGGTGAACAAGGCCTCCAACTCGATCCTCCTGGTTTACAACTTCGTTAACGAAGACCCCTCCAAAACCGAATATTCGGTGGAGACGATCAGTGGTTATCTCGACAAGAACCTCACCGACAACGTCAAGCGGGTGAAGGGCGTCGGTGATGTCACCTACTTCGGTAACCGCAAGATCGCCTTTCGTCTCTGGCTGGATCCCGAGAAACTGACCGCCAACAATCTTTCGGCCACCGATGTGGTCAACCAGCTGCGCAGTCAGAACCGTCTGGTGCCAGCAGGCAAGATCGGCGGCTCCCCTGCGCCGGAGGGGCAGGAATACACCTTCACGGTACAGCTTCAGGGTCGTCTAACCAGCACACAGGAATTCGAAAACATCATTCTCAGAACCACCGATGCCGGTGGCCTGGTGCGGTTCAAGGATGTGGGGCGGGTGGAGCTTGGCGGTGAGATCTACGGCATCGATGCCATGGATCTCAAAGGCACGCCTTCGGTAGGCATCGCCATCTATCAGCTCTCGGGCAGTAACGCCATCGAGGTCTCCAACGGCGTTAAGGAGGTGTTGGGTGAGTTCGAGAAAACCCTGCCGGTTGGTCTCGGCGTGCAGAAGATCTACGACACCACCGACTTCATCAACCAGTCGATCAAAGGTGTGACCAACTCCCTGCGGGACGCAGTGATCCTGGTGGTACTGATCCTGTTTCTGTTCCTGCAGAACTGGAAGGCCACGCTCGTACCCGCCATTGCTATTCCAGTGGCTTTGATCGGCACCTTTGCCCTGGTGCTGGCTTTCGGTTTCTCGCTCAACCAGCTCACCCTGTTCGGTCTTGTGCTGGCCACCGGCCTCGTGGTGGATGACGCCATCACCGTGGTGGAAGACACCTCTGCCAAGAAGGCTGAAGGGATGACGTCGGTGCAGGCCGCCATGGAAACCATGGATGAGCTGTTCGGGGCTGTGATCGCCACGTCGCTGGTGAAGATGGCGGTGTTCCTGCCGGTGCTGTTCTTCCCGGGTGCCACCGGCACGATCTACAAGCAGTTCGCCGCCACGATCCTTTTCTCGATCGGCATCTCCACCTTCAACGCACTGACGTTCTCGCCGATGCTGTCGGCTTTGCTGCTGTCCCGCGAGACCAAGGAGCTCAGCCGCAATCAGTACGCCACGGCCGGCGTGGTTCTTGGCTTTATCTATGGCCTGCTCAGTGCTGGCAACGGAGCGGCAGCTGCTCTAATTCCAACGGTGATCGGTGCGGTGATCGGCTTCATCGCGGGCAAGATCAGCGCGCTGCCCTTGCGTCTTCCCTTCACCGCTGGTGGAGCGGCAGTGGGTGTAATCACCACAGGCGTGATCTTCTCCAATCCGATCCCGGTGGTGCTGTTTACCGCTATCGGAGGCGGCGTTGGCTACTTCATTCCGGTGATCTTCACCAACTTCAATCGCCTCTACGGCGGTTTTGAAAAGCGCTACGCCACGATCCTCGACGGCGTTCTCAAGGCTCGCCCGATGGTGATGGCAGCCCTGGCTGCGGGCATCCTGCTCACCGGATTTGCCTTCACCCGCATTCCCGGTGGTTTTGTGCCGATTGAAGACCAGGGCTACGCCATCGGTTTCGTTCAGGCTCCTGACGGGGTCTCCAACGAGAAGACCCTGGCGATCAACCGTCAGGTTGCTGAAGTGATGCGCACGGAAGAGGACATCGCATCGGCAGCCCTGTTCAGCGGCGCCAGTCTCGATGGCAACGCGCCCAACAAGGGTCTGTTCTTCATTGGCATGAAGCACTGGGATGAACGGCCCGGTAAAGACCACACCGTGGGTGCTGTGGTGAAGCGGCTCAACGCCAAGATGTACGACGCCATTGATGCCGGACGGGTGTTCGTGGTGGAACCTCCCTCCATTCCCGGCTACGGCACCGGCGGCGGTTTTGAGTTCCAGCTGCTCGACCAGAGCAGCGGTGTGTACTCGCTGAATGAGTTCTTCGGCACGGCCCAGCAGATCATGCAGGCCGGCAATGCCGATCCCATTCTCAATCGGGTCTATTCGCTGTTTTCGCCCCAGGCTCCGCAGTACAAGATCGATGTAGACCGTGAGCAGATGGCATCGCTCGGGGTCGACTTCGGTTCAGCGATGTCGGCTTTCAGCGTCAACTTCGGTGGTCAATATGTGAACGACACCTTCCAGGAGGGCAAGGTTCGTCGCGTCTATGTGCAGGCGGATGAGGTGAGCCGGGCCACCCCACAGCGCTTGTCGGCCATCTATGTCGCCAATACCAAGGGTGAGCAGATTCCTCTCTCGGAGTTCTTCACCGTGAAGCAGACGGTGGGACCCAGCGTCATTCCCCACTTCAACTTGTACCGCTCAATCAAGATTGAGGGCACCCCCAAGGAGGGCAACAGTTCCGGTCAGGCGATTGGGGCGATGAAGCAGATCTTCAACGCCGGCAGTTATCAAGGTCTTGGTTTCGACTGGACTGGCATCTCCCGCGAAGAAGTGAAGGCCGGATCCCTCGCCGTGGTGATCTTTGCTCTTGGCATCCTGGCGGTGTTTCTGGTGCTGTCGGCTCAGTACGAGAGCTATACCGATCCGATCATCATCCTGCTGACCGTGCCGACGGCTCTGCTGGGAGCCCTTGTGTTCCTTGGGGCGGCCGGCCAGGTGCTCAACATCTATGCCCAGGTGGGTCTGGTGATGTTGATCGGCTTGGCTGGCGGTAACGCGATTCTGATTGTCGATCTGGCCAATCAGAAAATGGGCGAAGGTGAGTCGGCTCTGGAAGCCGCCAAGTTTTCGGCCAAGTCGCGTCTACGACCAATCTTGATGACGGCGATCTCTTCCCTCACCGGATTCCTGCCGCTGATGCTCGCCAGCGGTGCTGGTGCGCAGAGTCAGTCATCCCTGGGTCTGGTGGTGTTCGGTGGTCTGTTGGTGGCCACCTTCCTCTCCACCCTGGTGGTGCCTGTCTTCTATGTGGTGATGAAGACCCTGCTGGGAGAGGCCGATGCCAAGCCCCCTGAGGACGGCTCAACGCCCACCCCGCAACCGAGCTGATGGCTGAGCTGAACACTGAGGTGAATCAGCGCAAGCCCTTCAGTGGCATGCGTGTGTTGATTGCTGTGGCTATCGGTGCCGGACTTGGTTTGGCGGTGGCCTATTTCCTCAAGGTGCTGATTGACAACAGCCCTGCCG
This window harbors:
- the hflX gene encoding GTPase HflX, translating into MKQSHLGGRCRGLRPSQQRQLERLSHRRHPEDCGADLLSLERLADLVLDLEMPLHLVLDGRGLCRLLWLGPLTGSDSLLQHLPATPRRSSGGWRLISCPFARKGLHQDPRDAVVALDIAPRHWLRFAPCPAADGARPAELLIPDPSQPDGWRPFEQGDLRDLCTLTPDEPQPQSISAAAGDERVLLLTLTSGDEQRDQRDLAELEGLVRSAGAEPVARTSQRRGQTNPQTLWGSGKLQEAALEIRRCQASLVITDRELTPVQARNLERLLSCPVSDRSELILDIFAQRAGSAAGRLQVELAQLRYRLPRLLGRGSSLSRQGGGIGTRGPGETQLEKDRRAISRRIERLLRDQRQLQSHRSRLRDQRRGLPRVALVGYTNAGKSSLLNALCGKRASDRVLAENKLFATLDPTTRKLDLPCPGARPQRLLLTDTVGFIRDLPAPLVEAFRATLEEALDADVLLLVVDLADPDWQGHLDTVHRLLDDLDSTALRRVIANQIDHCEATAIETIHQREPDALFLSAVRGDGLQGLQQWLREQFFDPGAESPQLTIGESPPWPS
- a CDS encoding NAD(P)/FAD-dependent oxidoreductase, producing the protein MRSPSSPSDAVVIVGGGFGGLFTALALQRRQPSCPIVLIEPRDRFLFQPLLYELLSDELQGWEVAPRYDQLLNNSVCWIQDSVVGIDQTSQSIELASGDRLGWAQLVLATGSKANDFGIPGVKEHSSGFRDLSDVSRLKQWINNLDQQRDEDAGLIIVGAGPTGVELACKLADLIDGAASVRLVEMGDVILPGSTAFNRERAQAALERKGVVVQLNTSVSEVKSCTAVLADGAVLRHTGLVWTAGSSPSIPAISPTPVLERGRLAVDDDLRLVGNANTFAIGDVSAQPGSPWPASAQVAMQQGGTTAAAIAKLRMDEEPQPFQFEDRGEMLSLGVGDATLTGMGITLAGPLAFQLRRATYLTRLPGLSLGLRSAGAWLLNR
- a CDS encoding phosphoadenylyl-sulfate reductase, translated to MTEAPESMVPMAVQNELLEGRKLLESMEPQQRLAWGLEQFGENFVLTTSFGIQSAVLLHMLSTLPGGDAVPVIWIDTGYLPPETYTYADQLTQQLRIRLVVSQSEMSPARMEALHGRLWESGRVEDMEIYHRIRKVEPLERALNNLDTRCWASGVRRGQTDHRRSMTALDPIRDRWSLRPLLEWTQRDVYYYMQANNLPQHPLFEQGYSTVGDWHSSGPDVGELSGRDTRFGGLKQECGIHVPQEANEGLMGEGI
- a CDS encoding type III pantothenate kinase produces the protein MAGSERGGGRALLIGNSRWHWAQRHDHGVRVDHGGPDPARIGSEPPIWAAVGSVPEQLMAHQDLRIRLEDVPFPQAPPWLGVDRALGAWMAWRCSQERKLDCSRGLLLVDAGTVLSITRVTADGCFGGGQLIPGYRLQLQAMAEGTVGLPSTADLSDDDEAFQEVFPQLTVAAMRRGVLEAMLATITAAQQHAQGLLWICGGDAALVQRHWTGSPSLLQLEGDLQLQALLNLGAGLSSGRDR
- the bcp gene encoding thioredoxin-dependent thiol peroxidase, with protein sequence MSLQIGDAAPDFTLPDQNGDPISLASLRGKKVVLYFYPKDDTPGCTKEACNFRDRWEELKAHNITVLGISKDGATSHNKFINKHELPFTLLTDEEPCAVASLYESYGLKKFMGREYMGMMRHTFLIDEEGKLERIYLKVKAATMADTLISDLDLS
- a CDS encoding thymidylate synthase is translated as MVSRIRVEQIARSMAALGLLTMGVSALVAPRQGFSFDHGAPQPSPADLSRRLMQREITLHQRSEAETLLMEFTRAQMTRHYWGEFASSLQDLGLSSGPQLLARVDRDAVRTRLWLEPHHGTEAYLAEVERSGGRLRMHHCRGDREGTGQAEAGRCPDGWQRIQLN
- a CDS encoding alpha/beta hydrolase; translation: MFNRLAAGLLAGASLAALAVPAEAGTKRPVRWNTGGAVWTTTSSEFKTFLSTGEITDRALDAGINNSGWTAEEIQEGMTKTYAVDIIGVHRFLYSDDGVKFLKDQTRSYFPYWKMKSTSVVALRSAIIADSIDGEISSAGIMAELPVDFRLADTCGTYDGIQNVCAPDKCEGDAQCTSLLSWYVFLPACVQANSVLPEPAARPAYVAPARPLW
- a CDS encoding AAA family ATPase; amino-acid sequence: MLAQDLFAFQGEQQLRRLAPLADRMRPRTLEEFEGQSGILADGRLLRRAIKADRVGNLILHGPPGVGKTTLARIVANHTRAHFSSLNAVLAGVKDLRIEVDAARQRLERHGLRTILFIDEVHRFNSAQQDALLPWVENGTVTLIGATTENPYFEVNKALVSRSRLFRLLPLEAEDLQRLLQRALADDERGYGDRSIAISRDAADHLVDVAGGDARSLLNALELAVESSEPDGDGVIQINLAIAEESIQQRAVLYDKHGDAHYDTISAFIKSLRGSDADAALFWLARMVEAGENPRFIFRRMLIAAGEDIGLADPQAIVVVEACAAAFERVGLPEGLYPLAQAALYLAGTEKSNSVLGFFDALKTVRDAQKQDVPGHLRDANRDGAAFGDGAGYRYPHAYAEHWVEQQYLPTSLQGEVFWQPGQLGWEGERRERMAERRAAQLAAAAELAADQPLLLSSGPDRPGVDRWVQRQLGQEGERLQRLRERLWREIPWTRRDRVLLLGMRSLIWALDPLRAAPEGGVTVLCDNEADRSRLEAQMDLLEPEHRPDLLTGDFNALPPSQAFDWIGGRLAAADLQGQNWTALLEAINRHALPTTGLRLLVSRAEMGPAGALQQNGDTAELFSDLVAQEQQWLELQLRPDELLANAGWQLRCEEWVEHLTLPGGTELAERWLAEGSPYRQAMGEISTEVLTQLRRSLNSLGEVGLRLPMRHQLIQGERSTP